One genomic region from Drosophila busckii strain San Diego stock center, stock number 13000-0081.31 chromosome 3R, ASM1175060v1, whole genome shotgun sequence encodes:
- the LOC117134869 gene encoding protein bottleneck encodes MSISTFNFQFYNYKLPVGMPNMATSFSELEMDIDEELGMPTISSTPHPKAATPRYTSELSLPITQKPQLEALRPKLHTPHKRWSMELREKCLEMSKRNNGSDEEDQGGANAKLQQRFMQQLQQQPEADNLTAATEQPGSAVRSVSDKINFFNKLTNTYESAVACNTQASGNSNGNSNRFISLLRSSRPLNVATAQMPPPKPKRLGATTGTSMAEAMPHQFATPSAKTPPANNSTLQRKNSTLRRKPSMEKSRATIARQNSNAALRPQRHAMMEDLSLVVPVRLRIAEYEQRISMSA; translated from the coding sequence ATGAGCATCAGCACATTTAACTTTCAGTTCTACAACTACAAGCTGCCAGTGGGCATGCCTAATATGGCCACTAGCTTCAGTGAGCTAGAAATGGACATTGACGAGGAATTGGGCATGCCAACGATTAGCTCAACACCGCACCCCAAGGCAGCAACGCCACGCTACACTAGCGAGCTCTCACTACCCATTACGCAGAAGCCTCAGCTGGAGGCGTTGCGACCGAAACTGCATACGCCGCACAAGCGCTGGTCTATGGAGCTGCGCGAGAAGTGCCTAGAAATGTCCAAGCGCAATAATGGCTCCGACGAGGAGGACCAAGGAGGCGCCAACGCCAAGCTACAGCAACGCTttatgcaacagctgcaacagcagcctgAGGCTGACAATCTGACGGCAGCGACTGAACAACCGGGGTCTGCAGTTCGCAGTGTTAGTGACAAAATTAACTTTTTCAACAAACTGACTAATACCTATGAATCTGCTGTGGCCTGCAATACACAggccagcggcaacagcaatggcaacagcaatcgTTTTATATCATTGTTGCGCTCTAGTCGCCCACTAAATGTGGCCACTGCTCAAATGCCGCCACCGAAGCCGAAGCGCTTAGGCGCAACAACAGGCACCAGCATGGCAGAGGCCATGCCCCATCagtttgccacgcccagcgcCAAAACGCCGCCAGCCAACAATAGCACGCTGCAGCGCAAAAACAGCACACTACGCCGCAAGCCCTCCATGGAAAAATCACGTGCCACCATTGCCAggcaaaattcaaatgcagcatTGCGACCACAGCGTCATGCCATGATGGAGGACTTGAGCCTGGTGGTGCCTGTCAGACTGCGCATTGCCGAATACGAGCAGCGCATCTCGATGAGTGCATGA